From Desulfomonilia bacterium:
GTTGAAGCAGGGCCGGATTTCGACGGTGTCATGTACTTCGAATCATTTTTCATCGAAGACACAATGACAGACCCGTCAGGACCTGTTCAAGGACTGCTCATCGATATTGCGAGCGATGCATTTACAAAGATTATGAGGCTAGAAAATGCCAGGAACATGACTAAATCATTGCCGGGTAAAGACATGTCCCTCTCCGGCATTAAAGATGATGAAATTATTGCAAGTAGCGGTGTAATGACCACTATGCTTTACGAGGTGGACAAGGCAGCCTCAACCGATGCATCCATTCTTATTACCGGAGAGACAGGCGTAGGCAAGGAACTCGTCGCAAAGCGCATACACAACAAGAGCATGAGGGCAGGAGGACCCTTTATTACCGTAAACATTGCAGGCATCCCTGAAACGCTCATCGAAAGCGAATTGTTCGGTCATGAAAAGGGTTCGTTCACAGGGGCAGATTCACGACATATCGGCAGGATAGAACTCGCACACACAGGGACGCTTTTCATAGACGAGCTTGGAGATATCCCGCTTTCAGTGCAGATCAAGCTCCTTCGGGTTCTTCAGGACAGAACATTCAACCGTCTTGGAGGAGCAAGAAGCATAAAGTCCGATTTCAGGCTCGTCACTGCAACGAACAAGGATATTGAAGCCGAGATTGATAAAGGAAGGTTCCGCAGAGACCTGTTCTACAGGATCAACACCTTCCATATCCGTGTCCCTCCGCTTCGTGAGCGGAAAACAGATATCCTTCTTATTTCCGAAAGTTTCATCAGGCGCTTTATAAAAGAGTTCAACAAACCTTCCATTAGGCTTTCACGTGAACAGGAAGAAGCACTCGTAAATTATCCATGGCCCGGCAATGTCAGGGAACTTAGAAATGTAATCGAACGCGGCATCCTGTTATCAGACAAGAATTCCATCGATCTCAACCTTCCCGTGCTGCATGATCTAAAACATAAGGATATCTTTTCCGGCACCCCTACCCTCGACGAACTTCAAAGACGCTACATAAAACTGGTGATCGAGATGACAGGGGGAAGAATCTCCGGAAAGAACGGTGCCTCTGCCATCCTCGGAATGAAAAGAACGACATTAAACGCAAGGATGAAGAAACTGGGCATCCGTTGAGTTTTTTTATAACTGCTTTATAAAATGTCTCCCCCTATTCCAGAAGACTCTGAACACATTGAACAGAAGCAAAAGCATCAGGTGCATAACCGCTTGCACCGATCTTATCGGCGAATTCCTGTGTTACCGGGGTGCCGCCTACGATAATGCGCGCTGCCGGATCAAAGACCCTTATGGCATCTATAGTATTCTTCATATAGAGCATGGTCGAACTCAGAAGCGCCGAAAGCCCCAGTATATCCGGTTTCATGCTTTTATAGGCCTCAACGAATTTCTCTGTTTTAACGCCTTCGCCAAGATCGATGACCTCGTAGCCAGCACCTTCCATGCACATCCTGACAAGATTTTTCCCAATGGAATGTATATCACCCTCTACCGTGCCGAGTACGATCTTTCCCCTGTTCTTAATATCCCCTTTCATACTGCCTTTGAGGCATGCCATTCCCTGTTCCATTGCATAAGCCGCTACTATCAGTTCCGGAATGAAGGCCTCGCCCAGAGCAAAACGTGATCCAATCTCCTCCATGGCCGGCATCATTGAAGCTTCAAGGATCTCCCTCGGCTCTATCCCTTCACGAATCGCCTTTTCAACAAGCTGAACCGTCTTCTCATCATCCCCTGATTTGACCGCAGTATTAATATCTTCCAGAACCTTTATCATCACTGGTCTCCTTTTATATTCATACAGTAATGGGATATTTCCCGTATTTCTTCGCCGCCCTCACCATTGCCAGATAATTTTCCGGTTTGCAGCCCGGGTGTATGGAATTGGATGAGCTTATGATGTAACCTCCGCCTGGTGCTGCTTTGGCGATTGTTTCCTTGACGGTCTGCTCCACCTCTTCCTCAGTTCCGAACGGGAGCAGATATGTACAGTCGATATTCCCCAGAAGACACAGCCGGTCTTTATATGCTGCCTTGACCTCTCCTATGTCCATGCACTGGGGCTGATTGGGGTGGAAACCGTCAAAACCGGCCTCTGCTATATCATCAAGAATAGGCCCCATGTTTCCGTCCGAATGCTTTATGATTTTAAGACCCTTTTCATGGGCGCGTGTGACTATCTCCTTATGGAACGGGAAGATGAACTGCCTGTATTGAGCGGGCGACATCAGTGTGGTCTGGTTGAAGGCCAGATCGCCATCCAGTGCAAATACGTTCGCCCCGAGCGCCGCGGCCTTATCAACCACTTCAAGTATGTAATCCGTAACAATCCGTCCGAGATCCATGACAAAAGAGGGTTTTTTAATATAGTAGAACAAAAGTTTTTCCATGCTGCCCAGAAGCGACCAGCTTTCACGGAATGGTCCGGGCTGAACAAAGACCTGGGCTATATCAGCGCCCATGCCCCCGGTTGACGCCATAAGCATCAGAAAGTCCATGTCCTGTGGATGGTATATCTTGAGATCTTTCAGATCATCAGGTCCTGAAACCGGTCCGCCGACAGCAGTTGCCTCACCTTCACCGGCCACATACAGGACACGGCCCCATCCGTCCTTATAGTGCGTTTCGTCTATTTTCTCCGTAACAGGCAGCGTGATCGAGGTGAGGCCGTCCAGTTCAAGGGCCTTTGCAAATGTGAACAGTGTGTTGAGAAGCTTGATTTTCTCCTCCATCGTCATCTGGCTTGCAAATTTCATTGGAGGAAGGTCATCAGTGAAGAATTTTCCAATCTTGATAATCGACTCTTCGTTAAAAGCCATCTCCCAGACTGGAACCCGGTCAGGTTCCCTGCGATCCAGGGCCGTCAGCATTCTTTCTTTGCCCGTCATACGCCTCCCTCTTTCTGTAAACTGGAATTTTTATTCAGCAATTCAAATTCCCTGCATTACTTGATGGCTTTTGTCAAATATTTCAGCAGTTTTTTTACCTGTTATTCAAATATATATTAAATAATAGTTTGCCTAAATAAAATTGCGTTTCTAATCGATTCTTCATGGAAACATAGTCTACTTTCACATTCCATTTTATTTCCCAGTTGCTTTAATCTTTCATCTTATTTTTTCATAACCCTCTGTTTCTTCTAATTTTTATTTAACTTTCAATTTGGCATATTAATTGCTAGCCGTCGGATATGGCATACAAAAAAAACTATCAATCGGGTTTCAGGTACTGTTTGAACAGGGATTCCGGTTTTTACAGAATATTGGGCATTACCCGGGACTATCGTATCGCCTTATTGTGCGAATCCGATAATATCATCTATTTTATCATGTTTTACGAAATGGTACTGGAAGCATACGGGCCAAAACTTCACACCCCCCTGGATCTGATTGCCAGAACCGATATAAGAAAGCTGAAGTACATTCAATCAATCCAGAAATCAAAATCCGTCAAGCGTGCAAATCTCTGCAATATTCCGGAGATACTAAAAAATTATGGATTACAGTGGCACTGGTGGTGCGAAAACTACGGCATGAATGAAGGAGGACTTGTCTCGGATATAACTGCTGTCAATACATCAGGTAAATGCCTGCTCATATTAAAGGAAGATTGTCTGGATACATTGCTGATGTATTATGACATGTTTCATGATGATCTTCTTTCAAAAGGCATATACCTTCCACACCTCAAAAATATGCTTGATGATTTTGCCAACATAATCTCAATACGCGGGATGCTTACCAACAAAAACCTGTTCTGCGGCCCTTCCAGCACATGCATAAGAACACTGGGGGAACACCTTTCATCAATATCACTTTAAGAAAATTTTCATCCCGGTCAACACATCCATCTTTTTACGTAAATGATGGCACAACGCAGAGTGGAGACTCCTGCACAACCAGAGTCTTTATCAATTCGACCGAAGGGAGAAATCTCAAGACCTTTATAAAGCAAAAATTTCCCCACACTAACGTTACTCGAAATGACAGCCGGGGCGGTTGCCGTCTTCGAGCAGCCTCCACAGGTTCAGGAAAAAAGCCCGGTTGTCGGCACTTATATATTCCATTACCCCCCCCATCCTGCTGAAAGATTTAAGGTGGCGCATATAATATGCAGGGTTGTCTTCAGAAGGTTCCCCTTCCCTCCAGTCCCAGGAACTCTCAGACAAGTCCACAACAAATATTTTGTGCCCGATTATATGACTGCCGTTTTGAATCGATACATTCTGCGCCATTGAAAACGACTTTTCGAATATCATGGGAGACATCACCGCAGAGCCCACAGAGAGATAGACACCGTTCTCAATCCGGCTGACGCTCTCTGCAAACCTTAAAAAATCCCTTTCCGCGGTCCTTCCTATTGCAGCACCCTTATTCATGGGATGCGTATAAATTATATCATGCCCGAACATCGGATGAGCAGTGAAAGGAACACCGGCAATAAATGTCCTGTATTGGAGGCTGTATTTTTTATATGGATGATTTATTTCAATATGTCCGGATTTGAGCCCGGATTTTCTGATCGTATCAATAAAGTCCGCAGCTGAAGCTGCTTTTTCCATATCGTCGGAAGTCACCATCTTGAGAAGCTCATCTTCATCAGGGATAACGATGCCATTGTCTGCAATCATCGATCCTACGGCTTCGCCGTACCCAAGGCCCCTGTATGCCCCGGCAACAATGGCCAGGTTTATGAATTTTCCGGTCTCATCCCACATGCCGAACATGCCTTTACCGGCATTTTCTTTTACGTTTTCACTGCTCATGCCGATATATGAAAACTCCCAGTCATGGATCACTCCTGCGCCGTTCGTTGCCAGATGCGTAAACCACCCTTTTTCAGCAAACTCGGCAAGGAGCGGCCCGAGACCGTTCTTTATTGCATGGGCTCCGAAAGCAAGAATGACCGGACGATTCAAAGTTCGGGCTTCCCTGATTGCCCGGGCAGCACGTTCTATTGATTCAAGGGCCTTATCGG
This genomic window contains:
- a CDS encoding uroporphyrinogen decarboxylase family protein → MTGKERMLTALDRREPDRVPVWEMAFNEESIIKIGKFFTDDLPPMKFASQMTMEEKIKLLNTLFTFAKALELDGLTSITLPVTEKIDETHYKDGWGRVLYVAGEGEATAVGGPVSGPDDLKDLKIYHPQDMDFLMLMASTGGMGADIAQVFVQPGPFRESWSLLGSMEKLLFYYIKKPSFVMDLGRIVTDYILEVVDKAAALGANVFALDGDLAFNQTTLMSPAQYRQFIFPFHKEIVTRAHEKGLKIIKHSDGNMGPILDDIAEAGFDGFHPNQPQCMDIGEVKAAYKDRLCLLGNIDCTYLLPFGTEEEVEQTVKETIAKAAPGGGYIISSSNSIHPGCKPENYLAMVRAAKKYGKYPITV
- a CDS encoding corrinoid protein; translation: MIKVLEDINTAVKSGDDEKTVQLVEKAIREGIEPREILEASMMPAMEEIGSRFALGEAFIPELIVAAYAMEQGMACLKGSMKGDIKNRGKIVLGTVEGDIHSIGKNLVRMCMEGAGYEVIDLGEGVKTEKFVEAYKSMKPDILGLSALLSSTMLYMKNTIDAIRVFDPAARIIVGGTPVTQEFADKIGASGYAPDAFASVQCVQSLLE